AACGCATTGAATGGCTGGTCTCTTCCTTATTAAAGCTATCTAAAATTGACGCGGGAACCGCCCAGTTCAAAAGGGAGGCCGTCCCAGTCAAAAAGCTTATTCAAAAGGCCCTCGAACCGGTTCTTATTCCCATGGATATCAAAGAACAAACCCTTACCATTAAAGGAGAGGATACCGTCTCTTTACTGGGCGATTTAAACTGGACCGCAGAGGCGTTGCTCAATATTATCAAAAATTGTGTGGAGCATACTCCCGAGGGTGGGGTAATCTCCATTTCTTTTTCTGAAAACCCCTTGTTTACAGAGATTGTCATTGCAGATAACGGCCCAGGAATTCCTCGGGAGGATCTACCTTATATTTTTAAGCGTTTTTACAAAGGAAAGAATGCCGCTGAAGATAGCGTTGGTATTGGCCTTGCTATGGCCCACAGCATTATCACCAAGCAAGCTGGGGATATTGAAGTTAAGAGTAAGCCGGGCAGGGGTACTCAATTTCTAATTAAGTTTTATAAGCAAATTATCTAAGTGACAATA
This region of Desulforamulus ferrireducens genomic DNA includes:
- a CDS encoding sensor histidine kinase: MLRNPEIKLFLLIMCAISLVAVAVVAAFSLSAAVLTFFTTTLLIGCSLLFTRWRYREIAKLSGYLRKISSGDYTLDVRDNREGELSILKNDIYKVTLLLAEQGAQLQRDKIKLTEAIADISHQLKTPLTSMLVMADLLSDGRLAENKRTEFIRNIRVQLERIEWLVSSLLKLSKIDAGTAQFKREAVPVKKLIQKALEPVLIPMDIKEQTLTIKGEDTVSLLGDLNWTAEALLNIIKNCVEHTPEGGVISISFSENPLFTEIVIADNGPGIPREDLPYIFKRFYKGKNAAEDSVGIGLAMAHSIITKQAGDIEVKSKPGRGTQFLIKFYKQII